Part of the Arthrobacter gengyunqii genome is shown below.
GCCCGGATTCTGCGGGATTGAATTCAGCGACAATCCGGCCGTCTACCAGGACCAGGATCCGGTCGCACAGTTCGGCAAGTTCATCGAGGTCGCTGGAGGCCACCAGCACGCCGCAGCCCTCCGCCGCACTGCTCCGCAGGGACTGGTAGATGTCCCGCCTGGACATCACATCGACGCCTTGCGTGGGTTCGTCGAGCAGGAGAAGCCGGGGCTTCCGGCGCAGCCAGCGGGCAAGGATCACCTTCTGCTGGTTGCCGCCGGAGAGCCTGCCGATCGGGATTTCGATTCCATCCGTACGAACGGAATGTTCCTCAACGAGTTGGTGTGTTTCAGCACGTTCCAGGCGCAGGTTCATCACCAATTTGCGCCAGTAGCGCCCAATGACGGCGGCAGAGGTGTTTTCCCGCACTGCGAGATCCAGAAAGGCAGCGTCCCGGTGCCGGTCTTCCGGCACAAAGGCGATTCCGGAACGGACGGCATCAGCCGGAGAGGACGGCGTGTGCGGTGTTCCGTTCAAGAGCATCTCGCCGGCGGCGAGGGGCGTGTCGCCAAAAATGGCCCGCAGCACCGTGGAGCGTCCTGATCCTGCCAGTCCGGCCAGGCCCACGATCTCTCCGGGAGCCACGGACAGACTCACCTCTGCCAGCGGCGGCCGGGAGAGATTCCGGCCTTCCAGCACCGGGACGCGTGTGTCGGTGTTCGTGGCGGTGCCCCCGTCATCGATCAGGGCCGCCTTCGGGCTGACCCGGGGACCGCCGTCGCCGACGGCGTTCGTCCCGGGCCGGGCCGGACCGGACATCATCGCCACAATGTCGGGGGTGGTCAGCTTGGCTGCCGGTCCGCCGCCGGCAACGATGCCGTCGCGCAACACCGTGACGTAGTCGGCAACTTCGGCGACCTCGCGGAAACGGTGGGTCACCAGCACGATTGTCTGACCCAGGTCAGCCCGGGTGCGCAGGGCCGTCATCAGCTCACGGGTTTCCTGCTCCGGCAAGGACGCCGTCGGCTCGTCCAGCAGCAGCGTAAACTCGCTTTCCTGCTGGTCGGCAAGGGCGCGTGCTACGGCCACCATGGTTTTCTGGCTGGGACGCAGCGAGCCCAGCGGGTCGGTGGCACGGGCCGTTATGCCGTAGGACGCCAGCAGTTCATCCGCGCGGTCCCGCAGTTCCTTCCAGCGGATGCCCTGCAGCGGATTGGTGGGGAAGCCGGAGTCCAGGGCGAAGTTCTCTGCAACGGTCAGGGCGTCGAACAAACCGAGGTCCTGATGAACAAATCTCAGCCCCGCGGCGCGCGCCCGGCGCGGCGTCATCTGCCGGGCCGGAACGCTTTCTCCGCGCACGGTGATGGTGCCGGCGTCGGCCTGGTACACCCCGGCGAGGCACTTGATCAGTGTGGATTTGCCGGAACCGTTTCCGCCGAGCAGCGCGTGGATGGTGCCGCCGTCGACCGTCAGGTCCACGCCCGAGAGGGCAGCGGCGCCGGCAAACGATTTCATCAGTCCGTGTGCACCCAGGGTGATGGACCGCGTGTGGTTATCCGCACCTTCCGTGCCCGCGGGAGCCGCGGGCACGGAACGATGCAGTTCGTCATGAGCAGCCACTACTTGCCCCATGCCTCCAGGTACGACTGCCTGAAGTCAATCTCCGGATCGTAGGCGAATGATTCGCCGTCGGCGGGCATGTTGGTCGTGGCATCCACCACCTGAAGCCCGACGCCGGACGGCACGATCGGCTGATCGGCCAGCAGTCGGAGGGCGGCGTCCATGCCGGCCCATCCGTCCCATTCGAGGCTGAATGCCACAGAAGCGTCCTGTCCCTGGCCGGAGGCAATCAGGTCCAGATTGCTGCGCTGCCCGAAGGTGCCGATGACGGCGAGGTCGTCCGAGCGCTGTGAGGACACGATTGCCTGCGACAGACCCGCCATGAACCAACCGTCGAGAGGGACGGCGATGGCGTTGGCGTCAGGGGCTTGAAGCAGGGCGGTGGAGAGCTTCTGGCCCATGGCCCCGCTAGCCGCGTCCTGGTTGCTGAGCTGGAGCGTGCCAACAACTTCACAGGAATCGCAGTCCGCAAGCCCTGCATTCAGGCCGTCACTGATCCAGGGGCCAAAGCGGGCATCCGCAAAGGTCACCTCCAGCAGTTTCACGTTGCCGTCGGTCTGGCCCATCAGCCAGGCCGCCTGCAGCTCGCCGATCTTGTTCCACCACTGCTCGTTGTCCAGGCCTTCGAGTTTCTGTGTGATGCCGGTGTACAGCGGCTCGCCCCCGTCGATGTCACAGTCGTTGGCGCCAACCCCCACCGTGGTGATCCCCGCTGCGCGGGCTTCCTCCAGCGGGCCTTGGAAGCTGGAGCAATCCTGGCCCATGACGAGGATGACGTCCGCATCAGCGGCTACGCCCTGCCGGATGCAGTTGGCCCAGCCATTGGGATTGAGCTGGCCGTCGCACACACTGTTTTGCCAGCCGATGGCTTCGGCTGCATCCGCCGCCGCCTGGGACGGTGTCGAGCACGTCACCTGGGACTGGCCGCAGGAGACGATCCAGACCATCAGATCCTCCGGAACCGGAACCGCGTCCACGGGCGGAACGCCGACCGTGCCTTCATAAGCGGCCGCCAGAGCGTCTGTGCCGGCGGGGGTTGCGGATGCCGAAGCGGAGGAGCCGGCGGAGGAATCGGCGGCTGGCTCATTTTCGGCGGTTGCTGAACTGCAGGATGCCAGTGCGAGGCTGGCAAGTAGTAAGGCGCTGAGGGCGCCCCGGGCCTTGAATCTCGGCGTCATGCTTCTCATCGGGTCTCCATCGACAGTCAAAGGGGAAACGTGACGTCGGTCACGTTAACTCAGTGTGCGGTGGAGGAACTATTTGAGGAACCGAAGAAATGGGATACCTAGTATCCGCTGTACAGATAGCCGGGAGCGTTTATGAGCCCAACGCGACGGTATTTGCCAGCCCCGGAATTACTCGACGCCGGCTCGCTGTGGCCCAGCCCGATCAGGACTTCAGCGGCCGGGTTCTCCGGCCGCCGCGGGGGTGGCTGCACTGGTGTCGGCCGCGGAATCCGCCCGGGGATCGAGGGTTTCATCGGCCAGATCGGCGCGCACCCTTCCATCGCCGCGCACCCACAGGCGGTAGGCAACGAACAGCAGGCCAATCCAGACGGCACCCACAATGAGCGCCACCCGTGTGCCCGGCATGACGCCGAGCAGCACCACGATGAAGACCATGAAGGCCAGCGCCGCGTAGGACGCCACCGGCCAGAACGGCACCCCGAATTCCGAGGCGGGCAGGTTGCGGCGGGCGATGTCGCGCTTCATCGAGATGTGCGACAGCAGGATCATCAGCCACACCCACACGGTGGCGAACGTGGCAATTGAGGCGATGATGGTGAACAGGGATTCGGGCAGCAGTGCATTGAGCACGACGCCGGCCAGCAGGACTCCCGCCATGGTGGCCACGGTCATCCAGGGCACGCCGTTTCGGGAGACTTTCGCGAACGACGCCGGTGCCTGGCCCTGCCGGGCCAGCCCGTACATCATCCGGCCGGCACCAAAGATGTCGGCGTTGATGGCGGAGAGGGCGGCGGTGATGACCACGGCGTTGAGGATGTGCGCTGCGGCGGTAATGCCGAGGGAATCGAAGATCTGCACAAAGGGGCTGGTGGAGCCGTCGATATCCTGCCACGGGAAGATCATCATCAGGACGGCCAGGGTGCAGACGTAGAACAGAAGGATTCGGAACGGCACGGTATTCACCGCAGCGGGGATGGCTTTCTTCGGGTTCTCCGCCTCGCCGGCGGTGATGCCGATGGTCTCAATGCCGCCGAAGGCAAACATCACGATGGAGAAGGATGCCAGCAGACCCCACACGCCGTTGGCGAATAAGCCGCCGGAACCCAGGAGGGTGTCCATGCCCGGGTTGGCGCCGTCGTCGAGCCCGAAACCGAACACGATGATCGCAATGCCGCCCACAATCATGGCGATGATGGCACTGACCTTCAGGATGGAGAGCCAGAATTCGGTTTCGCCAAACACCTTGACCCGCATCAGGTTCAGCGCCGCGATGAGCAACACCACCGCCAGGATCCAGATCCAGCGCGGCACGTCCGGGAACCAGAAGCCCATGTAAATGCCGAAGGCGGTGACATCGGCAATGGCCACCACCGCCATTTCGAAGGCGAAGGTCCATCCGGTGATGAAGCCGGCAAACGGACCCAGATAGCGGCTGGCATAGTCGCCGAACGAGCCGGAGACCGGATGCCGCACCGCCATCTCGCCCAGCGCCCGCATGACCAGGAACACAGCGGCGCCGCCGATCATGTAGGCCAGCAGGACCGCCGGCCCAGCGGACTGGATGGCGGACGCGGACCCATAGAAGAGACCGGTGCCGATGGCCGAGCCGAGCGCCATGAAGCGGATGTGCCTGACATTCAGGCCCCGGGCCAGCGCCTGGGTAAAGGAGGACTTCAAAGAGAACGCACCTTGGATATTGGGGGATAGGCCGAATAGTCGGCCTATCCATATTACGCCGGTGCGTGCGGACCGGGGTTTTCAGCCCTTGGACCTGCCGGCCAAGTCCCTAGCAGCCGTCCGGACCGCAGGCAGGACCGTCGGCGGAGGCGGATGCCGGCGTGAGGTTCACCAGCGGATGGGATTCCTTCCACGCCTGTTCCAGGGCGGAGGAGAAGAGCTCGACGGGCTGGGCGCCCGAAATCCCGTACTTCTCATCGAGCACGAAGAACGGTACGCCGCTGACCCCCAAAGACCGGGCCTGCGAAATGTCGGCGTTTACGGCGTCGGCATACTCATCGGTGGCCAGCATGGACCGGATCCTGTCCGGGTCAACGCCCGCAGCGGCACCGATCCCGGTCAGCACCTCCGTGGACCCGATGTCCTGCCCCTTCTCGAAGTGGGCCGAAAGCAGCGCCTCCTTGACGGCGTCGGCCGCTTTGATGCCGCCCTCGGCACGGGCCAGATGGATCAGGCGGTGGGCCGAGAAGCTGTTGGCCACCACCAGCGAGTCGAAATCGTAGGCCAGGCCCTCGCCGGCGGCCTGGGCCGTTACCTGCTCCAGCATTCCGGCCAGCTGCACCGGATCGATGCCCTTGCGTTCGCTGAGGTACTGGACTTCGGTGCCGTCGTAGTGTTCGGGGAGGGACGGATCGAGCTGGTAGCTGCGCCAGTGCACCTGAACCTCGTCCCGGTGCGGGAAGGAGGCCAGCGCGGCTTCGAAGCGGCGTTTGCCGATGTAGCACCACGGGCAGGCAATGTCGGACCAAATATCAATCTTCATATCCGCTGCAACGCA
Proteins encoded:
- a CDS encoding amino acid permease, producing the protein MALGSAIGTGLFYGSASAIQSAGPAVLLAYMIGGAAVFLVMRALGEMAVRHPVSGSFGDYASRYLGPFAGFITGWTFAFEMAVVAIADVTAFGIYMGFWFPDVPRWIWILAVVLLIAALNLMRVKVFGETEFWLSILKVSAIIAMIVGGIAIIVFGFGLDDGANPGMDTLLGSGGLFANGVWGLLASFSIVMFAFGGIETIGITAGEAENPKKAIPAAVNTVPFRILLFYVCTLAVLMMIFPWQDIDGSTSPFVQIFDSLGITAAAHILNAVVITAALSAINADIFGAGRMMYGLARQGQAPASFAKVSRNGVPWMTVATMAGVLLAGVVLNALLPESLFTIIASIATFATVWVWLMILLSHISMKRDIARRNLPASEFGVPFWPVASYAALAFMVFIVVLLGVMPGTRVALIVGAVWIGLLFVAYRLWVRGDGRVRADLADETLDPRADSAADTSAATPAAAGEPGR
- a CDS encoding DsbA family oxidoreductase, producing the protein MKIDIWSDIACPWCYIGKRRFEAALASFPHRDEVQVHWRSYQLDPSLPEHYDGTEVQYLSERKGIDPVQLAGMLEQVTAQAAGEGLAYDFDSLVVANSFSAHRLIHLARAEGGIKAADAVKEALLSAHFEKGQDIGSTEVLTGIGAAAGVDPDRIRSMLATDEYADAVNADISQARSLGVSGVPFFVLDEKYGISGAQPVELFSSALEQAWKESHPLVNLTPASASADGPACGPDGC
- a CDS encoding sugar ABC transporter substrate-binding protein — encoded protein: MTPRFKARGALSALLLASLALASCSSATAENEPAADSSAGSSASASATPAGTDALAAAYEGTVGVPPVDAVPVPEDLMVWIVSCGQSQVTCSTPSQAAADAAEAIGWQNSVCDGQLNPNGWANCIRQGVAADADVILVMGQDCSSFQGPLEEARAAGITTVGVGANDCDIDGGEPLYTGITQKLEGLDNEQWWNKIGELQAAWLMGQTDGNVKLLEVTFADARFGPWISDGLNAGLADCDSCEVVGTLQLSNQDAASGAMGQKLSTALLQAPDANAIAVPLDGWFMAGLSQAIVSSQRSDDLAVIGTFGQRSNLDLIASGQGQDASVAFSLEWDGWAGMDAALRLLADQPIVPSGVGLQVVDATTNMPADGESFAYDPEIDFRQSYLEAWGK
- a CDS encoding sugar ABC transporter ATP-binding protein, whose protein sequence is MAAHDELHRSVPAAPAGTEGADNHTRSITLGAHGLMKSFAGAAALSGVDLTVDGGTIHALLGGNGSGKSTLIKCLAGVYQADAGTITVRGESVPARQMTPRRARAAGLRFVHQDLGLFDALTVAENFALDSGFPTNPLQGIRWKELRDRADELLASYGITARATDPLGSLRPSQKTMVAVARALADQQESEFTLLLDEPTASLPEQETRELMTALRTRADLGQTIVLVTHRFREVAEVADYVTVLRDGIVAGGGPAAKLTTPDIVAMMSGPARPGTNAVGDGGPRVSPKAALIDDGGTATNTDTRVPVLEGRNLSRPPLAEVSLSVAPGEIVGLAGLAGSGRSTVLRAIFGDTPLAAGEMLLNGTPHTPSSPADAVRSGIAFVPEDRHRDAAFLDLAVRENTSAAVIGRYWRKLVMNLRLERAETHQLVEEHSVRTDGIEIPIGRLSGGNQQKVILARWLRRKPRLLLLDEPTQGVDVMSRRDIYQSLRSSAAEGCGVLVASSDLDELAELCDRILVLVDGRIVAEFNPAESGRGALAAAVMSAGSAHPASHEGFQD